One Malaclemys terrapin pileata isolate rMalTer1 chromosome 7, rMalTer1.hap1, whole genome shotgun sequence genomic region harbors:
- the NAA40 gene encoding N-alpha-acetyltransferase 40 isoform X2: protein MGRKSSKAKEKKQKRLEERAAMDAVCAKVEAANKLKAPPLFPLQGICASLYKTTGLAILLQSISGSKLGDPLEAFPVFKKYDRNGLNVSIECKRVSGMNQATVDWAFELTKTNMQTLYEQSEWGWKDREKREEMTDDRAWYLIAWEDSSVPVAFSHFRFDVECGDEVLYCYEVQLESKVRRKGLGKFLIQILQLMANSTQMKKVMLTVFKHNHGAYQFFREALQFEIDDTSPSMSGCCGDDCSYEILSRRTKFVSV from the exons AGAAAGTCAAGTAAAGCCAAGGAGAAGAAACAGAAGCGACTGGAGGAACGGGCTGCCATGGATGCTGTTTGTGCTAAGGTAGAAGCAGCCAATAAA CTGAAagctcctcccctcttcccccttcaaGGCATCTGTGCCTCGTTATATAAGACAACGGGGCTAGCGATCCTTCTCCAGAGCATTTCAGGAAGCAAG ctTGGAGACCCCTTAGAAGCCTTCCCAGTGTTCAAGAAATACGACAGGAATGG TTTAAACGTCTCCATCGAGTGTAAGCGGGTGTCGGGCATGAACCAGGCTACAGTCGACTGGGCTTTCGAACTAACCAAAACAAATATGCAAACTCT GTACGAGCAGAGCGAGTGGGGCTGGAAAGACCGAGAGAAGCGGGAGGAGATGACAGATGACAGAGCTTGGTACCTGATCGCTTGGGAAGATAGCTCTGTCCCTGTGGCGTTCTCGCACTTCAGGTTTGACGTGGAGTGCGGGGACGAAGTCCTGTACTG CTATGAAGTGCAGTTGGAAAGCAAAGTCAGAAGGAAAGGTCTTGGCAAGTTCCTCATACAGATTCTGCAGCTCATGGCAAACAG CACACAGATGAAGAAAGTCATGCTAACAGTATTTAAACACAATCATGGGGCCTATCAATTCTTCAGAGAAGCGTTACA GTTTGAAATTGATGACACCTCGCCCAGCATGTCTGGCTGCTGCGGGGATGACTGCTCCTATGAGATCCTCAGCCGAAGAACTAAATTTG
- the NAA40 gene encoding N-alpha-acetyltransferase 40 isoform X3, whose product MGRKSSKAKEKKQKRLEERAAMDAVCAKVEAANKLGDPLEAFPVFKKYDRNGLNVSIECKRVSGMNQATVDWAFELTKTNMQTLYEQSEWGWKDREKREEMTDDRAWYLIAWEDSSVPVAFSHFRFDVECGDEVLYCYEVQLESKVRRKGLGKFLIQILQLMANSTQMKKVMLTVFKHNHGAYQFFREALQFEIDDTSPSMSGCCGDDCSYEILSRRTKFGESQHSHSGSHCGGCCH is encoded by the exons AGAAAGTCAAGTAAAGCCAAGGAGAAGAAACAGAAGCGACTGGAGGAACGGGCTGCCATGGATGCTGTTTGTGCTAAGGTAGAAGCAGCCAATAAA ctTGGAGACCCCTTAGAAGCCTTCCCAGTGTTCAAGAAATACGACAGGAATGG TTTAAACGTCTCCATCGAGTGTAAGCGGGTGTCGGGCATGAACCAGGCTACAGTCGACTGGGCTTTCGAACTAACCAAAACAAATATGCAAACTCT GTACGAGCAGAGCGAGTGGGGCTGGAAAGACCGAGAGAAGCGGGAGGAGATGACAGATGACAGAGCTTGGTACCTGATCGCTTGGGAAGATAGCTCTGTCCCTGTGGCGTTCTCGCACTTCAGGTTTGACGTGGAGTGCGGGGACGAAGTCCTGTACTG CTATGAAGTGCAGTTGGAAAGCAAAGTCAGAAGGAAAGGTCTTGGCAAGTTCCTCATACAGATTCTGCAGCTCATGGCAAACAG CACACAGATGAAGAAAGTCATGCTAACAGTATTTAAACACAATCATGGGGCCTATCAATTCTTCAGAGAAGCGTTACA GTTTGAAATTGATGACACCTCGCCCAGCATGTCTGGCTGCTGCGGGGATGACTGCTCCTATGAGATCCTCAGCCGAAGAACTAAATTTGGTGAGAGCCAGCACTCTCACTCGGGCAGCCACTGCGGAGGCTGCTGCCACTGA
- the NAA40 gene encoding N-alpha-acetyltransferase 40 isoform X1, producing the protein MGRKSSKAKEKKQKRLEERAAMDAVCAKVEAANKLKAPPLFPLQGICASLYKTTGLAILLQSISGSKLGDPLEAFPVFKKYDRNGLNVSIECKRVSGMNQATVDWAFELTKTNMQTLYEQSEWGWKDREKREEMTDDRAWYLIAWEDSSVPVAFSHFRFDVECGDEVLYCYEVQLESKVRRKGLGKFLIQILQLMANSTQMKKVMLTVFKHNHGAYQFFREALQFEIDDTSPSMSGCCGDDCSYEILSRRTKFGESQHSHSGSHCGGCCH; encoded by the exons AGAAAGTCAAGTAAAGCCAAGGAGAAGAAACAGAAGCGACTGGAGGAACGGGCTGCCATGGATGCTGTTTGTGCTAAGGTAGAAGCAGCCAATAAA CTGAAagctcctcccctcttcccccttcaaGGCATCTGTGCCTCGTTATATAAGACAACGGGGCTAGCGATCCTTCTCCAGAGCATTTCAGGAAGCAAG ctTGGAGACCCCTTAGAAGCCTTCCCAGTGTTCAAGAAATACGACAGGAATGG TTTAAACGTCTCCATCGAGTGTAAGCGGGTGTCGGGCATGAACCAGGCTACAGTCGACTGGGCTTTCGAACTAACCAAAACAAATATGCAAACTCT GTACGAGCAGAGCGAGTGGGGCTGGAAAGACCGAGAGAAGCGGGAGGAGATGACAGATGACAGAGCTTGGTACCTGATCGCTTGGGAAGATAGCTCTGTCCCTGTGGCGTTCTCGCACTTCAGGTTTGACGTGGAGTGCGGGGACGAAGTCCTGTACTG CTATGAAGTGCAGTTGGAAAGCAAAGTCAGAAGGAAAGGTCTTGGCAAGTTCCTCATACAGATTCTGCAGCTCATGGCAAACAG CACACAGATGAAGAAAGTCATGCTAACAGTATTTAAACACAATCATGGGGCCTATCAATTCTTCAGAGAAGCGTTACA GTTTGAAATTGATGACACCTCGCCCAGCATGTCTGGCTGCTGCGGGGATGACTGCTCCTATGAGATCCTCAGCCGAAGAACTAAATTTGGTGAGAGCCAGCACTCTCACTCGGGCAGCCACTGCGGAGGCTGCTGCCACTGA